From Brassica oleracea var. oleracea cultivar TO1000 chromosome C3, BOL, whole genome shotgun sequence, a single genomic window includes:
- the LOC106335882 gene encoding probable receptor-like protein kinase At2g23200 — protein MENLCFPNSVSIFMKMVVIVLLSHHTLSATSPYSRPEKFYVNCGSDSNVIYGNRTFVGDMISEGNSVSFNGKGTEASNQSGSSIYGTVRIFRHPSSYKFQLDSVGLHFVRLHFSAASSQTELLTARFTVSATSGSTHHFKGFPVQNFNETPRVEEFLLMIDSPKFEIRFEPERSSLALINAIEVFSARNDLNNTPESEKNLHTIYRLNVGGSKITPENDTLGRTWSIDDDFLYRKDSAKNISSTQKPNYETGSASATSDTAPDFVYQTARTMNRSSNEGVAGGVLMNVTWSFKVRNNSRHFIRVHFCDIKDETQDPDSDFYLYVTGQSRRDVRPSVYVRLVTPFYIDVNVSDGFEFLNVSISAKDSTKDAGFLNGLEVMEFLKTSSPHESSSRVYIITGCVAGGSILVLSFLFVVCLFRMRSKTEKKRDTEVTVWSPLALHRGGSSDNRPFDLVHNSPLRTNIPFDPVYNSPLRNLNLGLKIPFTDILRATNNFDETWLIGKGGFGDVYKAILPDGSRAAIKRAKTGSGQGILEFQTEIQVLSRIRHKHLVALKGYCEENSEMILVYEYMEKGTLKEHLYGSDLPALSWKQRLEICTGAAKGLQYLHSGSEGIIHRDVKSTNILLDENNVAKVADFGLSKLAVRNQDSVNISTYIKGTFGYLDPEYLETHILTEKSDVYAFGVVLLEALCARPALDRCLPHEQVNLAEWAMFCKSKGILDEVLDPKLVGQIEPSSLRKFMEITDKCLKEYGEERPNMADVIWDLEYALQLHMMPIQREPHEDSSVTISDGGGGSSLVVPRLMVSDSFSSSSFVQKKSSYGGTDSSETQVFSQLKISEAR, from the coding sequence ATGGAGAATCTCTGTTTTCCGAACTCTGTTTCTATCTTTATGAAGATGGTGGTTATTGTTCTTCTTTCTCATCACACTCTTTCTGCTACTTCTCCATATTCTCGACCCGAGAAGTTTTACGTCAACTGTGGGTCGGATTCTAATGTCATTTATGGTAATCGGACCTTTGTCGGAGACATGATCTCCGAAGGTAACTCTGTTTCCTTCAACGGTAAAGGAACTGAAGCCAGCAACCAATCTGGATCAAGCATCTATGGGACGGTTAGGATATTCAGACACCCTTCTTCTTACAAGTTCCAACTCGATTCTGTTGGTCTACACTTTGTGCGTCTCCATTTCTCTGCTGCCTCTTCTCAAACAGAGCTTTTAACTGCTCGTTTCACAGTCTCTGCTACATCTGGTTCAACTCATCACTTCAAAGGTTTCCCGGTTCAGAATTTTAATGAGACTCCACGAGTTGAGGAGTTTCTCCTGATGATTGATTCACCCAAGTTCGAAATTCGATTTGAGCCTGAACGTTCCTCTTTAGCTCTAATCAACGCCATTGAAGTGTTTTCTGCTCGTAATGACCTCAACAATACACCAGAATCCGAAAAGAACCTGCATACGATTTACAGATTAAACGTAGGAGGCAGTAAAATCACACCGGAAAACGACACCTTGGGAAGAACTTGGTCGATAGACGATGACTTTCTCTACCGAAAAGATTCTGCAAAGAACATTTCATCAACACAAAAGCCCAACTACGAGACAGGGTCAGCATCAGCAACATCAGACACTGCTCCAGATTTTGTCTACCAGACAGCTAGAACGATGAACCGTAGCTCTAACGAAGGGGTGGCAGGGGGGGTGTTGATGAACGTTACATGGTCATTTAAGGTGAGAAATAACTCTAGACACTTTATCAGGGTTCACTTCTGTGATATAAAGGATGAAACACAAGACCCCGACTCAGATTTCTATCTCTATGTAACCGGACAATCACGAAGAGATGTAAGGCCTTCAGTGTACGTTAGGTTGGTGACTCCATTTTATATTGACGTTAATGTCTCTGATGGTTTTGAATTCTTGAATGTTAGCATTAGCGCCAAGGATTCCACCAAGGATGCTGGGTTTCTGAATGGTCTGGAGGTGATGGAGTTTTTGAAAACATCTTCACCACATGAAAGTAGTTCTCGGGTTTACATCATTACTGGTTGTGTTGCTGGTGGATCGATTCTGGTCTTGAGTTTTCTGTTTGTGGTTTGTTTGTTCCGGATGAGATCTAAGACGGAGAAGAAGCGAGACACTGAGGTCACTGTATGGTCTCCTTTGGCATTGCACAGAGGTGGGAGTTCCGACAACAGACCTTTTGATCTGGTTCATAACTCTCCACTGCGCACCAATATTCCTTTTGATCCAGTCTACAACTCACCATTGCGCAACCTAAACTTAGGCTTGAAGATTCCTTTTACAGACATTCTGAGAGCTACAAACAACTTCGACGAGACGTGGTTGATTGGGAAAGGCGGTTTTGGAGATGTGTACAAAGCAATTCTTCCAGATGGAAGCAGAGCAGCTATCAAGAGAGCCAAGACGGGTTCAGGACAAGGGATATTAGAGTTTCAAACAGAGATCCAAGTCTTGTCAAGAATCCGACACAAGCACCTCGTTGCTCTAAAGGGCTACTGCGAAGAGAACTCGGAGATGATACTTGTCTACGAGTATATGGAGAAAGGTACGCTTAAAGAGCATCTATACGGCTCCGACTTACCTGCATTGTCATGGAAACAGAGACTAGAGATATGCACTGGAGCAGCCAAAGGGTTACAATATCTCCACAGTGGCTCAGAAGGCATCATTCACAGAGACGTCAAATCTACAAACATACTGCTAGACGAGAACAATGTGGCTAAAGTTGCAGATTTCGGACTCTCCAAACTGGCGGTTAGGAATCAAGATTCGGTCAATATCAGCACATACATCAAAGGAACGTTCGGCTACCTCGATCCTGAGTATCTTGAGACGCACATCTTAACGGAGAAATCAGATGTGTACGCGTTCGGAGTCGTTCTACTCGAGGCCTTGTGCGCGAGACCGGCTCTGGATCGTTGCCTTCCTCACGAGCAAGTGAACCTAGCGGAATGGGCGATGTTCTGCAAATCGAAAGGGATACTCGATGAGGTCTTGGATCCGAAGTTGGTAGGTCAAATCGAACCGAGCTCTCTGAGGAAGTTCATGGAGATCACTGACAAGTGTTTGAAAGAGTACGGAGAAGAGAGGCCGAACATGGCGGATGTGATTTGGGATCTGGAGTATGCTCTACAGCTTCATATGATGCCGATTCAAAGAGAACCTCATGAAGATAGCTCGGTGACGATCTCTGATGGTGGAGGTGGAAGCTCGTTGGTGGTTCCGAGGCTGATGGTGAGTGATTCGTTTAGCTCGAGCTCGTTTGTTCAGAAGAAGAGTAGCTATGGAGGTACAGATTCATCGGAGACTCAGGTTTTCTCCCAGTTGAAGATCTCCGAAGCAAGATAA
- the LOC106328144 gene encoding metal transporter Nramp3 — MSRSENDRPLLIDRIDEEEEERAYDETEKVHIVRDEDDNERDLEYGVGCGGAPPFSWRKLWLFTGPGFLMSIAFLDPGNLEGDLQAGAVAGYSLLWLLMWATAMGLLVQLLSARLGVATGRHLAELCREEYPTWAGMVLWVMAELALIGSDIQEVIGSAIAIKILTNGLLPLWAGVIITALDCFVFLFLENYGIRKLEAVFAVLIGTMAVAFAWMFGQAKPSGSELLVGILVPKLSSRTIQKAVGVVGCIIMPHNVFLHSALVQSREVNKRQKYRVQEAINYYTIESTIALIVSFVINLFVTTVFAKGFYNTDLADSIGLVNAGQYLQDKYGGGLFPILYIWGIGLLAAGQSSTITGTYAGQFIMGGFLNFKMKKWLRAFITRSCAIIPTIIVSLVFDSSEATLDVLNEWLNVLQSIQIPFALIPLLCLVSKEQIMGSFKIGPFYQTIAWLVAALVIMINGYLLLEFFSSEVSGVIYTGFVTVFTASYGAFIVYLIARGINFTPWHFKAES, encoded by the exons ATGTCACGATCCGAGAACGATCGTCCACTTCTAATCGATAGAATAGATGAAGAGGAAGAAGAGAGGGCCTACGACGAGACGGAGAAAGTCCACATCGTCAGAGACGAAGACGACAACGAAAGGGATCTCGAGTACGGCGTAGGATGCGGCGGCGCACCGCCGTTTTCATGGAGGAAGTTATGGCTGTTCACCGGACCTGGGTTCTTGATGAGCATTGCGTTTCTTGATCCAGGAAACCTGGAAGGAGATCTCCAAGCCGGTGCGGTTGCCGGATACTCGCTTCTGTGGTTGCTTATGTGGGCAACGGCGATGGGGCTTCTTGTTCAGCTCTTATCGGCGAGGCTCGGTGTTGCGACGGGGCGTCACTTGGCGGAGCTTTGCCGTGAAGAGTATCCGACTTGGGCGGGTATGGTTTTGTGGGTTATGGCGGAGTTGGCTTTGATTGGATCTGATATTCAAGAAGTCATTGGAAGTGCCATTGCTATCAAGATTCTGACCAATGGGCTTCTGCCTCTCTGGGCTGGTGTCATCATCACTGCTCTCGATTG TTTCGTCTTCTTGTTTCTTGAGAACTACGGAATTAGGAAACTCGAGGCGGTGTTTGCGGTTTTAATAGGAACAATGGCAGTTGCATTCGCTTGGATGTTTGGTCAAGCCAAGCCAAGTGGCTCTGAGCTTCTCGTTG GCATATTGGTACCGAAACTAAGCTCAAGAACGATACAAAAAGCAGTTGGAGTTGTGGGTTGCATTATAATGCCACACAATGTGTTTCTTCACTCAGCTCTTGTTCAATCGAGAGAAGTCAACAAGCGGCAGAAATACCGAGTCCAGGAAGCTATAAACTACTACACAATTGAATCAACGATTGCTCTTATTGTCTCCTTTGTGATCAATCTCTTTGTCACAACTGTTTTCGCTAAAGGGTTTTACAACACAGACCTTGCTGATAGCATTGGTCTTGTTAACGCCGGACAGTATCTTCAGGACAAGTATGGAGGCGGGCTGTTCCCAATTCTATACATTTGGGGAATCGGGTTATTAGCTGCTGGACAGAGCAGCACCATTACTGGTACCTACGCGGGACAGTTCATCATGGGGGGTTTTCTTAACTTCAAGATGAAGAAATGGTTGAGAGCTTTCATCACACGTAGCTGCGCAATCATTCCAACTATTATCGTTTCTCTAGTGTTCGATTCATCAGAAGCTACACTTGATGTCTTAAACGAGTGGCTTAACGTGCTTCAATCCATTCAGATCCCTTTTGCGCTCATCCCTCTACTGTGTTTGGTCTCCAAGGAACAGATCATGGGCAGTTTCAAAATCGGTCCTTTCTATCAG ACAATTGCATGGCTAGTTGCTGCGCTTGTGATAATGATAAACGGTTATCTATTGCTTGAGTTCTTCTCATCGGAGGTTAGTGGTGTCATCTATACCGGTTTCGTGACTGTGTTCACGGCTTCGTATGGTGCGTTTATAGTCTATCTGATTGCTCGTGGCATCAATTTCACTCCTTGGCACTTTAAAGCAGAGTCCTAG
- the LOC106332310 gene encoding uncharacterized protein At2g23090-like, with product MGGGNAQKSKMAREKNLEKARQAGKGSQLEANKKAMSIQCKVCMQTFICTTSEVKCREHAEAKHPKADVVACFPHLSK from the exons ATGGGTGGAGGAAACGCACAGAAATCGAAGATGGCTCGTGAGAAGAACTTGGAGAAGGCAAGGCAGGCCGGAAAAG GCAGCCAACTGGAAGCTAACAAGAAAGCTATGTCCATTCAG TGCAAGGTTTGTATGCAAACATTCATCTGCACAACATCTGAAGTGAAATGCAGGGAGCACGCCGAGGCCAAGCATCCCAAAGCCGATGTTGTCGCTTGCTTCCCTCACCTCAGCAAGTGA